DNA from Kitasatospora acidiphila:
GGGCTTCACGCCGTTCGGCGGCGGCCACACCGGTGCGGTGCTGCGCCGGCACGTCACCGAGAGCGTGCCGCCGGTGCCCGGTCTGCCGGACGGCCTGTGGCGGATCATCTCCGAGTGCCTGGCCAAGGCCCCGGCCTCCCGGCTGCGGGCCGCCGAGCTGGCCGAGCGGCTGCGCGAGCAGCTGCCCGCGCTGGCCGGGCTGCCCCCGCTGGCCCTGCCCGCCCAGCGCAGCCAGGACGACGTGGGGGCACCGCCCGGCCAGGCCGGGGGAGAGCCGACCACCCTGGCCGAGGCGGTCTACGCGGAGGCCGAGACCGGCACCGGCACCCACCGCCGCCGGCGCGGCCCGGTGGTGCCGCTGGTGCCCCCGGCGGCCCCCGACGCGGCCCGTGACACCCGGGACACCCACACCAGCCTGCGCCGCCCGTCGGCCGAGGAGCTGGCGGGCTACGCCGCCCAGTCGCGCGCCCAGCGGACGGCGCCCTCAACCGGGCACCGTCGCACCCGCCAGGAGCGGATCCGGCGGCGCCGGTTCCTGGCGGTGCTGGTGGCCGCGGTGCTGCTGCTGGCGGGCCTGGCGGCGGCCGTGGCGGCCTTCGGGCACAGCGGCGGGCACCCGCACGGTGCCGCTGCGCCGAGCGTCGCCGTGCTGCCCGCGTGGCCGCCCGATGAGGAGTCGGCTGCGGTCTAGGGCGACCGGCCGGTCCCGGTGCCCCTCGCCAACCATTACGCTGGTGGCGTGGCAGCCGTCGATCCTTCCGAAGAGCTCAAGAACCTCGAAACGACCATGGGGTCGATCGAGGCCGTCCTCGACCTGGAGAAGATCCAGGCCGATATCGCACGCCTGGAGGAGGAGGCAGCCGCCCCCGCCCTCTGGGATGACGTGACCAACGCGCAGAAGGTGACCAGCCGGCTCTCCTTCCTGCAGGGCGAACTGCGCCGGGTGGAGACCCTGCGCAGCCGTATCGAGGACG
Protein-coding regions in this window:
- a CDS encoding serine/threonine-protein kinase, with amino-acid sequence MARKIGSRYTVHQVIGRGSAGTVWLGEGPDGPVAVKLLREDLASDQVLVGRFVQERAALTSLDHPRVVGVRDMVVDGDDLALVMELVHGTDLRSRLEREGVFAPQAAAAVIADVADGLAAAHAAGIVHRDVKPENVMLDLAAPPGPGGAPRAKLTDFGIARLVDAPRRTRATRIIGTPDYLAPEIIEGLEPRAAVDIYALATVLYELLAGFTPFGGGHTGAVLRRHVTESVPPVPGLPDGLWRIISECLAKAPASRLRAAELAERLREQLPALAGLPPLALPAQRSQDDVGAPPGQAGGEPTTLAEAVYAEAETGTGTHRRRRGPVVPLVPPAAPDAARDTRDTHTSLRRPSAEELAGYAAQSRAQRTAPSTGHRRTRQERIRRRRFLAVLVAAVLLLAGLAAAVAAFGHSGGHPHGAAAPSVAVLPAWPPDEESAAV